The DNA window AAATATCATCCGTCTAGACAGAGTCGTCTTTATCAGCGCTATGCAAAACTATCTGAGTCAGAAATAGCCTTAGTAACTTACTTTGCTGAAAACCCAGAAAAACTATCAATCGAGGCTCTTGAAAACGAATCTATTCCCTCTCAGCACAATGTATTGGACACTTTGATTGACTATTATCAATTTCTACGACAACCTGAATTGAAAGAGCAAGACCCCAATAATCTTCATTATTCAAAAGTGTTATCACTTAGGTATCAATTACCTTCTGGTAATGGGCACGTTCTATTTAATTCATCAAATGTACCTGACCTTGGTCGTCCTTTAAGCAGGTCATCGCTCGGTTTGTTTCATACAGAATCAGATTCTTGGGGAATACTTTCAATTAGACCAGCCTATTATGATCCGCTTGATTCAAGTTACGGACATGTCAGGCATTCAGGTCTGTCCATGGGAGAAATCAAGATGCGAATTTCCCAAAACAAAGCTACAACAATAGAATCTTTGAATTTAGTGAATATTCTGAATGTGAGGCAAAATTATACTATGCTACCCGGTGACCAGAGTCACTCATGGTTCCTACAAGTAGGCCTGCAAAGAAAGCTTAATAACAACAATCCCCCCTTAGCTGGTTTTGTACATGCTGGTTACGGCTATGCAGGTTCTTTTATTAAAGATTCTGTTTCATTGGCTGGTTTCTTCGGTGCCGGATTTCACGATACTAAACTCGATAGTTCAGGCCTTTTTTTGAGCACTAATTTGATTCTCAATGGCTATTTAAATGACCTTCAGGCTTGGAATATTCAACTAGAACGAAAATATGGCTTTGATCAACAAGCAACAGCGCTCAAAGCGACGTTTAGACATAAAGTAAACGATGCTATGGATTTGCGATTTAACTACCGCTATCAGAAAGAAATTAAGGAAAATTTGGTTGGCGTGGAAGTTGGTTGGTATTGGTAATAGTAAAAAGGCTAAAAACTTTAATATATAAAAAACCAAGTTTTCTAGGAATTGAATTGTAAACATCGTTTTCTCTACAAACCTTTTCATCCCTATCTTAGAAATCCAAACTAAATTTATTTCTATTGACGGGTGTTGCTCGGTAATAAATTGTTTATTTTGTTCCTGATATGATACAAATGTACCCTTATTGGTTTCTTTTGGTGTTGATGTGTCTATGAAAAAGGCAATTTTTACGTTAGCAATTGGCGATAATCCTATGTATCAGGCTGCGATACTGAGTTTTAAATATTACGCTAAGCGAGTTGGGGCAGACCTCATCATATCTGATGCGTTGAGCTATAAGATTGATGTCATTAATC is part of the Pseudoalteromonas xiamenensis genome and encodes:
- a CDS encoding Lnb N-terminal periplasmic domain-containing protein, translating into MRYYFYAVLLLATLLSPKIAISQSIDSGLIPQLANEKKWHQLLFLNEQGEPTVSNDGFYLSQYQDFSPEQELRNTLRAFNEPVGNNPNNHALCKYKARKIWLESQLPVFNQKIKNIKCPSFEEFKNYTQIDSISLVFATGYLGNPASYYGHLLLKLNTSSLGRLYDPAINFGADVPPDENMLIYIIKGLVGGYSSSFTTQGFFYHLQNYGENEFRDLWEYQLDLTDEERIFLIAHLWELQNRKFTYYFLNKNCAFFMANALNLVLNIPASQSWKPWVAPQTVVQQLAQFQPEKIKKRKYHPSRQSRLYQRYAKLSESEIALVTYFAENPEKLSIEALENESIPSQHNVLDTLIDYYQFLRQPELKEQDPNNLHYSKVLSLRYQLPSGNGHVLFNSSNVPDLGRPLSRSSLGLFHTESDSWGILSIRPAYYDPLDSSYGHVRHSGLSMGEIKMRISQNKATTIESLNLVNILNVRQNYTMLPGDQSHSWFLQVGLQRKLNNNNPPLAGFVHAGYGYAGSFIKDSVSLAGFFGAGFHDTKLDSSGLFLSTNLILNGYLNDLQAWNIQLERKYGFDQQATALKATFRHKVNDAMDLRFNYRYQKEIKENLVGVEVGWYW